In Pyrus communis chromosome 15, drPyrComm1.1, whole genome shotgun sequence, the genomic stretch TGATTTGTGTTATGGGCGTTGCAGTTGGGTATGGGAAGTGCATTGGAAACACTGTGTGGGCAAGCGTACGGTGCGGGTCAGATCCGGATGTTAGGGGTGTACATGCAGAGATCGTGGATCATTCTGCTGGTGACAGCTTGCGTTTTGGTTCCCGTCTATGTGTGGTCCCCACCCATTCTCGAGCTAGTTGGAGAGACCACCGAGATTTCCGAGGCCGCCGGTTGGTGATTTTTGCTTTTTTGGTTACGTATTAGTGCTTCTTTCGAACTGAAATTTAAATATcgagaaattaaaagaaaattgttattaggatttcaaaaatttcatatatagaatgagatttttaaaatgttaataacactTCTTAATTAAAAAGAACAATAATAGCATGAtcgaaattttaaattaaataatgtaatTATTGATGATtcgattattatttaagtattaattaacatacttatttcttattaataatatattatttaatttacaaatttgatttaaatttttgatCTATCTTACACtacttaattaaaaattgtcaTGGATCACATCAAAAGAAGTCACATGTTTAGCAAAGTTTGATTAGACTAGTTCATTAGAACAATGTGTCCATCTTTTTATGGAACTGGATCGTTTTCTGAGCTCATACATATCCGGATcgttgaattttgattcaaCAGTTTTAAATAGAGggtcattttaaaaattataataattacagCGATTGGATCAAATTTGAACGGTCCGGATGGATTACTTCTACGAATCTCCATTCTGAGCTCAGGAGGATCCAGtttctctttttatatttaaatgtgGGCTCCTTTTCCGTAAGTTACTCTAATTTAGTACATATCTCGTCTCGTTGAAATCACATCTCTCTACTCTCTAGTTTGAAAATTAACTTCCCACTAATCATTTAtgcgtgttttttttttttttttttttttggtggtatAGGAAAGTTTGCAGTGTGGATGCTTCCACAGTTGTTCGCCTATGCCCTCAACTTTCCAATTCAAAAATTCTTACAAGCACAGAGGAAAGTTAGCGTGATAGCCTGGATCTCAGCTGCAGTACTTGTAGAACATGCAGTTTTCAGTTGGTTGCTGATGATTAAGCTCGGTTGGGGTCTGACTGGCGCAGCGATCACACTCAACGCTTCGTGGTGGCTCATCATTATTGCCCAGTTGCTCTACATCTTCATCACCAAGTCAGATGGTGCTTGGAGTGGATTCTCTTGGCTTGCATTTGCAGACTTGTGGGGATTCGTTAAGCTCTCCTTAGCTTCTGCTGTCATGTTGTGGTAAGTAGTCCGGCTACGGAGCAAGCTTACGTTCGTTAATGAGTAACAGACTGTTAATCTGTCATGAGTTGGTGAAATTTGGGGGTGGAGGAATGGCAGCTTTGTTCTTAGTGAGAAAGAAGGTGGATGTTTGGAAActagtaaaagagaaaaattgtgTCTTTGGTTTGAAAGACACTGAGAGTTTTGGAAGAGTTTTATTTGACCGGTGTTTTAAATTTAGTGATTCATATTAGGTAATCAATAACTTAGGTACTTTCTAGTAACTTATGAAACCGcttgaattatgattttataatttttaatatttttttgcatataatttttgaataaaatgtattatatttaaaatttcaatattatttttttctataaattttttgaccTTTATAATTGGGACCTTCCGAGTTTAAAATCCAGAATCCGTCATTGTGTGAATACATGATGTTTATGCATGTTTGATAATTTTGATGCACGTCCCTTCTTTGATAAAGAATGAACATCATGCACAGAGAATTTTGTCGtgctaagtttttttttttttttgtttttttggaatAACTGCAGCTTGGAATTCTGGTACTTGATGGTGCTAGTGGTTATAACCGGCCGTTTGACGAACCCTTTGATCCCAGTTGATGCCATCTCTATTTGGTAAGGTACTTAAATTGTACAGACCTATGAATTCAAATTTGGACCTCATATTTCTTCTCGTTTTATGCAGCATGAACATAAATGGATGGGATGCAATGATTGCAATCGGGTTTAATGCTGCAATCAGGTAAACGTATTTACTTACGTTCTCATCGTCTGGCCAGTCTTTTTGTAACTTGTTGATTTTGTAGTACAACTAATGACCAATAGGTCATGAATTCGGTTTTCTCTGAATCATGATGTCCCAAATTTTCTAACCACGTGATGTTGCAAAACAAACAGTGTTAGAGTATCAAATGAACTTGGAGCTGGTAATTTCCGGATGGCCAAATTCGCAGTGATAGTGGTTTCGACGACTTCCATCGCTATAGGGCTCGTCTGCATGATCGTAGTTCTCACGACGAAAGATTATTTCCCCTACCTTTTCACCAACAGTGAAGCCGTTGCGGAGGAAACTACTCAACTTGCAGTGTTGCTTGGATTCACAGTCCTTCTCAACAGCCTTCAACCAGTCTTATCTGGTAATTAAATACAATTAACCACATAATTAACCAAGACTTTCGCCTATACATATATCTATCGATCGGTTAAGTGTTCTTTTTCTTGACAATTTGTtgtgtttaatttgtttttgaagGTGTTGCTGTTGGAGCTGGATGGCAATCTCTTGTTGCATACATCAACATTGGGTGTTACTACGTTGTCGGATTGCCGGCCGGAATACTTCTCGGATTCACATTTAAATTTGGAGTCGAGGTGATACAATTAAACGACTTGACTATTTTGGAGTACCAGTAACAATTTCATAACTCTAATCTCTCCCCTAATTCCGTTTGTCAAACTCGTGCTGTTTTGTAGGGTATCTGGTCAGGAATGATTGGTGGCATTGTCTTGCAAACCATAATCTTGATAATAATCACTTCCATAACTAATTGGAAGAAAGAAGTAAGTACTGAGTTCTTACTCTTGATTATAACCCTAGATGGGGTTAATTTGCTTAAGCCGATGTTAATTATGTCACGAAATGCGCAGGCTGATGAAGCGGAGGACCGTGTAAGGAAGtggggaggaggaggaagagatgCAGATATGTAAATCGAAGACGAAACCATCGAAGTTAAAGAGTGCATGACTAGTCACGCGGAGCTTTTGCGGTAACCATCGGCAATGCAATTATGCATTGATTCATTGCGCTGCTAAACCTCAGAAATAATGGGTAGTTGGTATTTGCCAAAACTCAGAAGCAGAGGAAACTAGTGAGGCATAGATTTTGTTTGAAGTATTTGGAGAAAATAAGTATGAAAAGAACAATAATAAAGGAGTGTGCTATTAGAGATGGAGCTAgaaattttttgtaataaaagcAATCTGAAAAACAACTAACAAAACATTATTATGGTATGACTTATACCTAATGTAATAATAAAGATgatttcaaatcacaatataTCACGATTTTAATGTTACAAAAATATCTGTGTAGTAATGTAAAGTGGCAAGACGAGGAGAATAATATCAATACATGAGATGCGGGAGAGGGGCTGTTTGAATGATGGTACAAAACATTtttgctcatataatatttgatattgGGGTATGTTTGATATTAGataatatattttcttcaaatatAACAAGCGTATGTATATAATTGCAGTATGCACCTATAACTGCAGTGTCCAACTCAACAATGAATTACTTGGTTGGGGGCATTATGGATGCGGGCATCCTCAAACAACAAAGTCATGAATTGAAAAGCTCAAGAATTTACTAAACAAAACACTTAGGTAGCGTTTGGTAcgcgggacgggacggaacggagtGGGACGagacgttccgtcccacgtttggtgagCCTAAAATGGGTGGAACACGTTGTTCCACGGGACAAGTTTTGAGTGATTTTTGGTTCCACCTctcccccctggaacgacttgtTCCACGTTCGTGGGACACAAATTTGtaacattttaagacaaaaatacccctcttctttttcaatatttacaccATCCAAATCCTAAATCCTTGCTGCTCTCTCTTCCCGTAGACTTCCTCCTCAtccttcttcttcatcctctCCCATAGCTGTCGACTGCACCCAGCCAGCACGCAGCAGCACGGAGCCACTACCGTCGCACTGCAGATTGACCCAAGTATGCGATTAATGTCTTTTGTTGCTGATTTGGGTTGTGTTAATTACgggattttgttaattatcagATTTGATTTGTTAATTACTGGGTTTTGTTAAGATTTGTGCAACTGGGAGTGCGAGTGCATTCTTCGCTGGGTTTTAGGTTGGACGGGCCATGCTGGGGTTTAGGCAATGAAAACCGTGGATGGGGTTTGGGCGGAAACAAGGTTGTTTTTCTGCTGGGGATTTTGGGGCGATTGATGGTGATGATATCCATGGATTTTCAGAAGAAATTGatgaataaataatattattaattaggttcttgaaaaaaaaaaggaaaaaaaaaaaacaagaaagaaatggATTGAAAGTTCCTATGATTGTATTGGGTTTTGATTGAAATAATTGAGATGTTGATCTTAATTAGGTGGAGGTTCAAGTGGGGAAGTTGTATTGTGTGAGTAAGGCTGCTGTTTTACCTATTAACATTGAGGATGCTGCTCGGAGTGATATCGAAATCGAAAAGGCTTTGCAGGTACATTTAGATGATTTATTTTGAAATGGATTATTGAAGCTTTGTTAAGCTTTCTGGGACTTTCTCTCTTAGTACATGTATATTCTTCGTTGGGTGGTATGATGGGTTTATAGGCCGGAGAAACACTTGTTCGAGTTAATCAGGATACCTGCTTGAATAACCGAGTTCTTGATTTGCGAACACCTGCGAATCAGGGGATATTCCGCATTCAGAGTCAAGTTGGCAATGTAAGTAGTCTTTCCACCATTTGCAGTATTTATCTTTTTAAAGCTAGAGAAAATCGTTAAGAGTTTAGTTCTGTATGTCGGTTGCATTGTTGTGTAGATCTTTGGGCAGTTCTTGAAATCCGAAGGCTCTTTTGCCAAAGCTGATTGCTGGTTCAAGTGAAGGTGGAGCTGCTGTTTTTAGACTCAACTACAAGGGTCAAGATGCCTGCCTTGCCCAATCACCTCAGCTTCACAAGCAAATGGCTATACGTGGTGACTTCGGTCGTATTTTTGAGATTGGTCCTGTTTTTAGAGCTGAGGACTCCTTTACCCATAGGCATTTGTGTGAGTTCACTGGCCTTGATGTTGAGATGGAGATCAAGAGGCACTACTTTGAGGTAGAATTAGTAATTTTTTAGGCATTTGTTTACCTTTACCGCCCTATATGACGATGTATGTTAACTTATGGTGCAATTATATGCTTGTTTGTTCTGGTCATGCATGATCattaaacttatatatttttcaacattGCATGACAACCATGACCATATAGACAGAACCAGCCATCTCATTCATGCTAACCATCTCATCACTTCCAATATTTACTGGCTCAAGGAAGTCTGGCTTCATCAACCTAAATCATAGaagaattacaaattttaaaggggTTTGCAAGTGGAACACAACATATACCTAATAAAATTTGGaccaataaaaacaaataatggataAGCATATAGTGTTAAAATTTgaacaagttaaaaaaaaaacaaaaaaaaaaagtctcatCCCGTTCCACGCATAAATATTGTACCAAACAACAAACGGAACAtgggtattttagtcatttttatcttttggtTCCGTTCCGTCCATGCGCTACCAAACGCAGAACGGAACAATCGTCCCGTTCCGTCTTACGCGTACCAAACATAACACGGAACATCCGTTCTGTCCCgtcccgttccgtcccgtcctgtcccgtcccgttccgtcccgtcccgtctgcgtaccaaacggtaccttaaaGACTAATTGATAAAGGTTTTTTTACAATATACTACAATATCACAGGACGCATTTTCTTAATTACCAATATCATCAAATTTTTCTCTCTATAAGAATTACCATATTATTATTCCTCAATTGATCTCACAACCGAAACTGTTCTATCATGTGGGATTGCTATATGTATTATGTGCATTTTTatcacccaaaaaacaaaaaaaagtgggGGCATCCTCCATGTCTAGACCCAAGATGGCTCCGTCCATGTACAACACCCTCAAAAGTCAAGATTCATAAGAACTAGGCATGCTAGTTGATTCCTTAcctcttccttcttttcttttccaaattcaTGACTTTCTTAATCTAATAGGTATCATTTGGTACACAGATAGGACGGGACAGAACATGACTGTTGTTCCATTCTGCGTTTGGTATGTGTTGGACGAAATGGAACCAAAAGATTGAATGACTGCGAAGCCACAGCCGGAGGTGCAGAGACTGCGGGGTTTCCACCAGCAGTGTAAGTGTTCATCACGCTCAACATACTCTTTGGCGCTTGCAAATTATAAAATCGAAAATCGAAAACCAATTACAAATAATTCGGCTTTGCAATAAATCATACAATCTAAAACAAAAACCAACTAAAGAATTTGCAGAAAATTATATAATCTAAAAcaaaaaccaactaaaaattCCGTTTTTCAGTAAATTATGAATCCTTAAACAAAACCAATTAAAAAGAATTCATCTTTGCAGGAAATTAGGATTGCAAaacataaaccaattaaaaagaattcacttttgtagtaattttaaaacaaaaatcaattaaaattaaaaacccaaTTCTCAAATTACCTAATAGAGGTGAAGAAGGCAGAGATTGGCATCGAGACTGTAGGTTTGCGAAGAAAcctaaaaaacaaccaaataagtCCAGTCGTTcaatcaaaattaatcaaaccCAAGCATCGGTTCCCATCAATgaagagacagagacagagacagagataCATACTTGCTCGTTGACGTAGTTTTCGAGATCGAGAAGGATGTCGAGGTTGTACAAATTCACGGCGAGCAGTTGCTCCACTGTGAGCACCACCTCCTGCTGTTGTTGCTGCGGAGCCTCTCTTCCCATTATTCTTCGAAAATTCACCGAAAACTCATTCCGTGGAACAATGCGTTCTACTCGTTTTAGGTGCACCAAAAATGAGACGGAACGCATCGTCCCACTGtattccgtcccgtcccacgtgcCAAACGGTACCATAGGAACATGTTTACTTATAAAGAATAAGAATTGAAATCAATCGATTCCTTAACCCTTCCTTCTTTCCCTTTTCAAGTAGTGCGATAAGATGAGCTATAATAAATAGTGGCCACAGTTTAGTAAAATTGGACATGTCCAGTTCACTCATTCGTTAGAGctcttaaattcaattctcgtAAATAAAAATCCGATTGGTGTAATTTAGCTTGAAATTGCGgttgaaaacaataaaatagtGGAAAAGggcaataatttaaaaaattaatcatcgCCATTACTCCGCGAGTTTGTCCTTAAAGCAGAGAGTTATCTCCACCGCGGGAGAGATTATCTGAAACAAGGAACAATTTTCAGTTCTTATTATTCCCCATTCAGAGTCGTTTAAATTTGCCCCTCTCTTTCTGTCTCTCTcactcacactctctctcttatttttaTTCTCATCATCCTTgacggaggaggaagagaagaaaaggaaaggaagaaaaagatcaaATCTTTCTAGGGGTTTTGCTTCCAgacttctttctttttattttcccgGAAAATTCATCTCTTCCTCCGGCGGTCGATCGCGCCTCTCAAACCAGTTGTTCGTCTGCAATTTCgagtttaattttgatttttgggtttGAGAGAGGTGCAAAAATGGTGGACGATTATTACGTCAGTAGCGACGACGAGGAATATTACGACGACGAGGATGATCGCCagaattttgagttgttggaatacGGTGAGAATTACGACTCTCTCCGCCCTGAGGTTCCGACGAGTAAGGTAGCGATTCAATTTTTCAGTTTCGTTATTGGCGATCGTGATTTTGTAAATATCGTGTCTTgggatttttatatttttttgcgAATTTTTGAGATTTTCGGAGAAAATTtcgtttcttcttcttgaattctGTCGCCAACCGCAAAAGGGGTATGAttcctgtttggttgctgagaatgTGGCTTTTTTGCAGCTGTGTTTGTATCTTTGTTAGTAAAATTCTTGTCTTTTTCGGGTTCGGTTTCGCAATTTGACGCAGTGAGCTTATCTGCCTCatgatctttttttttccaagtacTTCGAAACTTATCGCCTTGAATTGAGTTCTATTCCTTATGCCATCGGATTACCGATTATGTATTGATGACACTGGTGTTTTATAGGTCATTTCAAAAGAATCTCTCTTGGCTGCGCAGGTACAgatttttcggtttttttttttggtttggtttggtgatTTTGTATGAATGTTACTATGGTTATGTATTTCGACTAGATTTATATCGAATGTTGGGATTAAATTGTGCAGAAGGACGACGTGCAGAGGGCAATGGATGTGCTGTCATTGAAAGAATACCATGCCCGAACTTTACTCATCCATTACCGTTGGGATGTTGACAATGTGCTTGCGGTGCTTGTAGAGAAGGGGAAAGATAGATTGTATGCCGAAGCAGGTGTGATGTTGGTGGAGCAGGATGATCATGTTTCATCTCAGTTGTCCTCTGAGGTAATGTGCGGTATTTGCATGGATGAAATTCCAGCTGATCGAGTGACAGTCATGGATTGCGGTCACTGCTTCTGCAACGGATGTAAGTACTCTCCTCTGCATCTTCTATACTTTCTCATGCAATGTGCGAATGTTGTGATTGTAGTAGAAATCAGTTTTGTCTACCATTGTGCTTTAGGTTGGACGGAGCattttattgtgaaaataaatgaCGGGCAGAGTAGGCGCATTAAATGCATGGCATACAAGTGCAATGCCATTTGTGATGAAGCAGTAATCAGAAATCTAGTCAGTGCAAGGGATCCTAATCTGGCCGAGAAATTTGAGCGTTTTCTTCTGGAATCATATATTGAGGATAATAGAATGGTGAAATGGTGCCCAAGTGTTCCCCACTGCGGAAATGCTATACGCATTGAGGAAGATGAACTATGCGAggttgaatgtgcatgtgggctTCAATTCTGTTTTAACTGCTTAGCCGAGGCACACTCCCCATGTTCATGCCAAATGTGGAAACTATGGTGTCAGAAGTGCCAAGATGAATCAGAGACGGTTAATTATATTGCAGTCAATACAAAGCCTTGCCCAAAGTGTGGCAAGCTGGTTGAGAAGAATGGAGGATGCAATCTAGTT encodes the following:
- the LOC137717429 gene encoding protein DETOXIFICATION 33-like isoform X2, which produces MEAGNDNHNTPLLVSNHSGHEDGGEEKIEFVKQFGIESKRLWKIAGPAIFTALCQYSLGALTQTFAGFVGDLELAAVSIENSVIAGLAFGVMLGMGSALETLCGQAYGAGQIRMLGVYMQRSWIILLVTACVLVPVYVWSPPILELVGETTEISEAAGKFAVWMLPQLFAYALNFPIQKFLQAQRKVSVIAWISAAVLVEHAVFSWLLMIKLGWGLTGAAITLNASWWLIIIAQLLYIFITKSDGAWSGFSWLAFADLWGFVKLSLASAVMLCLEFWYLMVLVVITGRLTNPLIPVDAISICMNINGWDAMIAIGFNAAISVRVSNELGAGNFRMAKFAVIVVSTTSIAIGLVCMIVVLTTKDYFPYLFTNSEAVAEETTQLAVLLGFTVLLNSLQPVLSGVAVGAGWQSLVAYINIGCYYVVGLPAGILLGFTFKFGVEGIWSGMIGGIVLQTIILIIITSITNWKKEADEAEDRVRKWGGGGRDADM
- the LOC137717429 gene encoding protein DETOXIFICATION 33-like isoform X1, with product MIHQSVSTAAFELRHMEAGNDNHNTPLLVSNHSGHEDGGEEKIEFVKQFGIESKRLWKIAGPAIFTALCQYSLGALTQTFAGFVGDLELAAVSIENSVIAGLAFGVMLGMGSALETLCGQAYGAGQIRMLGVYMQRSWIILLVTACVLVPVYVWSPPILELVGETTEISEAAGKFAVWMLPQLFAYALNFPIQKFLQAQRKVSVIAWISAAVLVEHAVFSWLLMIKLGWGLTGAAITLNASWWLIIIAQLLYIFITKSDGAWSGFSWLAFADLWGFVKLSLASAVMLCLEFWYLMVLVVITGRLTNPLIPVDAISICMNINGWDAMIAIGFNAAISVRVSNELGAGNFRMAKFAVIVVSTTSIAIGLVCMIVVLTTKDYFPYLFTNSEAVAEETTQLAVLLGFTVLLNSLQPVLSGVAVGAGWQSLVAYINIGCYYVVGLPAGILLGFTFKFGVEGIWSGMIGGIVLQTIILIIITSITNWKKEADEAEDRVRKWGGGGRDADM
- the LOC137717975 gene encoding probable E3 ubiquitin-protein ligase ARI2; the encoded protein is MVDDYYVSSDDEEYYDDEDDRQNFELLEYGENYDSLRPEVPTSKVISKESLLAAQKDDVQRAMDVLSLKEYHARTLLIHYRWDVDNVLAVLVEKGKDRLYAEAGVMLVEQDDHVSSQLSSEVMCGICMDEIPADRVTVMDCGHCFCNGCWTEHFIVKINDGQSRRIKCMAYKCNAICDEAVIRNLVSARDPNLAEKFERFLLESYIEDNRMVKWCPSVPHCGNAIRIEEDELCEVECACGLQFCFNCLAEAHSPCSCQMWKLWCQKCQDESETVNYIAVNTKPCPKCGKLVEKNGGCNLVSCLCGQPFCWLCGAPTGLNHTWDAIADHSCGRFKEDEETKLEQAKRDLFRYTHYFNRYQAHIDSLKLEATLKQSIQEKISHLEERESTYRDMSWATNALYRLFRSRQIISYSYPFAYYMFSEDICKNEMTAEERTIKQNLFEDQQQQLEANMERLSLFIEEPFDEYSPDEIMELKMGILDLSTLTDNLCAKLYDCIEDDLLGSLKRTRHSIAPYKSNGVEKASELTVSRDTTTSNSEIDLAASNAD